A portion of the Cygnus olor isolate bCygOlo1 chromosome 15, bCygOlo1.pri.v2, whole genome shotgun sequence genome contains these proteins:
- the GPRC5B gene encoding G-protein coupled receptor family C group 5 member B, which yields MKTYPAIGFFLLFVISYGSSENSSMPRGCGLDLLPQYVYLCDLDAIWGIVVEAVAGAGVLTTLLLMLILLVRLPFIKEKEKKSPLGMHFLFLFGTLGLFGLTFAFIIQEDEMVCSTRRFLWGVIFALCFSCLLAQAWRLRRLVRHGKSPSGWHLAGVAICLMLVQVIIATEWLILTVVRDNKLACSYEPMDFAMALIYVMFLMVFTMGFSLFTLCGKFKKWKKNGVCLIITLFFSILIWVAWMTMYLFGNAELKRRDKWSDPTLAIALVSSGWVFVIFHAIPEVHCTILPSQQENTPNYFDTSQPRMRETAFEEDIQLPRSYMENKAFSMDEHNAALRTAGFRNGSLGSRPSAPFRSNVYQPTEMAVVLNGGTIPTAPPSYTGRHLW from the exons atgaaaacctacCCAGCCATtggtttcttcctcctcttcgTGATCAGCTATGGCTCTTCTGAAAACTCCAGCATGCCGAGAGGGTGCGGACTGGATCTCCTCCCGCAGTACGTGTACCTGTGTGACCTGGATGCCATTTGGGGAATAGTTGTGGAGGCAGTTGCGGGAGCAGGTGTGCTGACAACGTTACTGCTGATGCTGATTTTGCTGGTGAGGCTGCCCTTCAtcaaggagaaagagaagaagagccCCCTGGGAATGcacttcctctttctttttgggACTCTTGGACTGTTTGGGCTGACATTTGCTTTCATCATCCAAGAAGATGAAATGGTGTGTTCTACCCGAAGGTTTCTATGGGGAGTTATCTTTGCTTTGTGCTTCTCGTGCTTGCTAGCTCAAGCCTGGAGACTTCGTAGACTAGTTCGACATGGGAAAAGTCCATCTGGCTGGCATCTAGCTGGTGTGGCAATATGCCTGATGCTCGTTCAGGTCATTATTGCAACCGAGTGGTTAATACTAACAGTTGTCAGAGATAACAAGTTGGCCTGCAGCTACGAACCAATGGATTTTGCTATGGCTTTGATTTACGTTATGTTCCTGATGGTATTTACCATGgggttttctcttttcactctCTGTGGAAAgtttaagaaatggaagaaaaatggagtATGTCTCattataacactttttttttccattctgatttGGGTAGCCTGGATGACTATGTACCTCTTTGGTAATGCTGAACTAAAGAGAAGAGACAAATGGAGTGATCCCACTCTTGCTATTGCACTGGTGTCCAGTGGTTGggtgtttgttatttttcatgctaTCCCTGAGGTCCACTGTACCATCCTTCCatcacagcaggaaaacactCCCAATTATTTTGATACTTCACAGCCAAGGATGCGTGAAACTGCTTTTGAGGAAGATATACAGCTTCCTCGGAGCTACATGGAAAATAAAGCCTTTTCAATGGATGAACATAATGCAG CGCTAAGGACGGCAGGATTTCGAAACGGCAGTTTGGGAAGCCGACCTAGTGCTCCCTTTAGAAGCAATGTTTATCAGCCAACTGAGATGGCAGTTGTGCTAAATGGTGGGACT ATACCAACTGCTCCGCCAAGTTACACTGGACGACACCTCTGGTGA